The Carnobacterium mobile DSM 4848 genome includes a window with the following:
- a CDS encoding PTS sugar transporter subunit IIC — translation MLEVFENKIVPVLFKIGQNKRLIAIRNGLSITIPFTIIGSFFLIIGNLPIQAWMDFISPYSEILNAPVNVTFGMLGLISAIGIGYYMGEQLDVEPISNAVITLVAFLLATLSKENTLDIDSLGAVGMFTAIIVSLFTVEVYRFFIRNNITIKMPEGVPPAVAQSFISLIPAFVIITVIWIARVIIGVDLNAIIQTVFQPLVFGLDSIPGLIIYSLLVCLLWSAGIHGDHALAGIATPIFLSNLAANTAAFQAGTPLPHVVVDGFWIVFMCLGGTGSTIGLVLNMMRSKTKTYKSLGRLSLPSAIFAINEPVIFGFPIVMNPIIMIPFILTPMILGTIAYILTKLGIIGAIVFLVPWTTPPVIGAYLATNGNIPAAIFSVLSIVASYFIYMPFFKVAEKKQLLLEEGETEEEAIAELRNV, via the coding sequence ATGTTAGAGGTATTCGAAAATAAAATTGTTCCTGTTCTGTTTAAGATTGGTCAAAATAAGCGATTGATTGCTATACGTAATGGACTTTCCATCACGATTCCATTTACCATTATTGGAAGTTTTTTCTTAATTATCGGAAATCTCCCGATACAAGCATGGATGGATTTTATTTCTCCCTATTCAGAGATATTAAATGCACCTGTAAATGTCACATTTGGTATGCTGGGATTGATCTCCGCTATTGGAATTGGTTATTACATGGGAGAACAATTAGATGTAGAGCCGATTTCTAATGCTGTGATTACGTTGGTAGCCTTTTTGCTAGCTACACTGTCAAAAGAAAATACATTAGATATTGATTCCTTGGGAGCTGTAGGAATGTTCACAGCTATCATTGTCTCTTTGTTTACTGTTGAAGTCTACCGATTCTTTATTCGTAATAATATAACCATTAAAATGCCTGAAGGAGTTCCGCCTGCTGTTGCTCAATCTTTTATTAGTTTGATTCCAGCATTTGTCATTATTACTGTAATTTGGATTGCTCGAGTGATTATAGGAGTCGATCTAAATGCCATTATTCAAACCGTTTTTCAGCCACTAGTATTTGGCCTAGATAGTATACCTGGTTTAATTATTTATTCACTTCTAGTTTGTCTTTTATGGTCAGCTGGTATTCACGGTGATCATGCTTTAGCTGGAATTGCTACTCCCATTTTTTTAAGTAATCTAGCTGCGAATACAGCGGCTTTCCAAGCAGGCACGCCTTTACCTCATGTTGTAGTTGATGGATTTTGGATTGTATTTATGTGTCTCGGAGGTACTGGTTCAACTATTGGATTGGTTTTAAATATGATGAGATCAAAAACAAAAACGTATAAATCACTAGGTCGTTTATCTTTACCCTCAGCTATTTTTGCTATAAATGAACCGGTAATCTTTGGTTTTCCAATAGTAATGAATCCGATCATCATGATTCCATTTATTTTAACACCTATGATCTTAGGAACTATTGCCTATATACTAACAAAATTAGGAATTATTGGAGCAATCGTCTTTTTAGTTCCATGGACGACGCCACCAGTAATTGGAGCTTATCTAGCTACAAATGGAAATATCCCTGCAGCTATTTTCTCAGTTTTATCTATTGTCGCTTCTTACTTTATCTATATGCCTTTTTTCAAGGTAGCAGAGAAAAAACAATTGCTGCTTGAAGAAGGAGAGACTGAAGAAGAAGCAATAGCAGAACTACGTAATGTTTAA
- a CDS encoding glucosamine-6-phosphate deaminase translates to MQPFNLIKTKNYEELSQAASEIIIKVLKENPHSLYCFAGGDTPVRTLELLVKAHKEKEINLSDAYYIGLDEWVGLDSFNEGSCLSYMKRNLFDPANIPEEQVHFFNATSEDLEKECNLADEYIKKHGGITLSLLGVGVNGHLGFNEPGTSFESLAHIVDLNDITKKVGQKYFEQDVMISQGITLGIKQLLESKYLILEASGETKKEAVKKLMESKITEDWPVTALRLHTNCTVVLDGML, encoded by the coding sequence ATGCAACCTTTTAACTTAATAAAAACCAAAAATTATGAAGAACTCAGTCAGGCAGCAAGCGAAATAATCATTAAAGTGTTAAAGGAGAACCCTCATTCTCTTTATTGCTTTGCGGGAGGCGACACTCCTGTTAGGACACTAGAGCTGCTGGTAAAAGCTCATAAGGAAAAAGAAATCAACTTGTCTGACGCTTATTATATTGGATTGGACGAATGGGTGGGATTAGATAGTTTTAATGAGGGAAGTTGTTTATCTTATATGAAAAGGAATTTGTTTGATCCTGCGAACATTCCTGAAGAACAGGTACATTTTTTTAATGCTACGTCTGAAGATTTGGAAAAAGAATGCAATTTAGCAGATGAGTATATTAAAAAACATGGTGGGATAACGCTCTCTTTATTAGGAGTGGGAGTAAACGGACATTTAGGATTTAACGAACCGGGTACTAGTTTTGAAAGTTTGGCTCACATTGTAGACTTGAATGACATAACTAAAAAAGTAGGCCAGAAATACTTTGAACAAGATGTAATGATTAGTCAAGGAATTACATTAGGAATCAAACAACTATTAGAATCTAAGTACCTTATCCTTGAAGCAAGCGGTGAAACAAAAAAAGAAGCTGTAAAAAAACTAATGGAAAGTAAGATAACTGAAGATTGGCCAGTAACAGCATTGAGACTTCATACTAACTGTACAGTGGTGCTGGATGGAATGCTATAA
- the tnpB gene encoding IS200/IS605 family element RNA-guided endonuclease TnpB, whose protein sequence is MFRSFRYRLYPNKKQQTCLNKTIGCSRFVYNHFLNQWNTQYKETGKGLSYNTCSALLTHLKKQDETCWLKEADSTALQSSLRDLADAFDRFFKKQNQHPRFKAKKHANQSYTAKNNVNNGNSSIEVVGSYVKLPKLKWVKFAKSREVEGKIISATVRRNPSGKYFVSLLCETEVTPFRLTGSAVGIDLGITNFAILSTGEKRDNHRFTSKMEQKLKREQRKLSRRQEQAKKDEKDLFEAKNYQKQRIKVAKLHGKIANQREDFLNKLSTEIIKNHDIICIEDLNVEGMKKNHNLAKSISDVSWTAFVDKLAYKAKWHGRKIVKVNRWFPSSQLCSSCGHPDGKKSLEIREWICLKCGTLHDRDLNASQNILHEGLHSLQHV, encoded by the coding sequence ATGTTCAGGTCGTTCCGTTACCGGCTTTATCCAAACAAAAAACAACAAACATGTCTAAACAAAACCATCGGCTGTTCTCGTTTTGTCTATAATCACTTTCTGAACCAGTGGAACACACAATACAAAGAAACCGGTAAAGGATTGTCCTACAACACGTGTTCTGCCCTTTTGACACATCTCAAAAAACAAGACGAAACCTGCTGGCTCAAAGAAGCCGACAGTACGGCCCTCCAGTCTTCTCTTCGGGATTTGGCGGACGCATTCGACCGCTTCTTCAAAAAACAAAACCAGCATCCACGCTTCAAGGCGAAGAAACACGCTAACCAATCCTACACAGCCAAAAATAATGTAAACAATGGGAACTCTTCCATCGAAGTCGTTGGGAGCTATGTAAAGCTGCCGAAACTGAAGTGGGTCAAGTTTGCTAAAAGCCGCGAAGTGGAAGGCAAGATCATCAGTGCCACAGTTCGTCGGAATCCTTCTGGAAAGTACTTTGTATCGCTTTTGTGTGAAACAGAGGTGACGCCTTTTCGCTTAACAGGTTCTGCAGTCGGCATCGATTTGGGGATTACGAATTTTGCGATCTTGTCCACAGGAGAAAAACGAGACAATCACCGTTTCACTTCCAAGATGGAACAGAAACTCAAACGGGAACAAAGGAAACTGTCTAGAAGACAGGAGCAAGCAAAAAAAGACGAAAAAGACCTCTTTGAAGCGAAAAATTACCAAAAGCAACGAATAAAAGTGGCAAAACTCCACGGAAAAATCGCCAACCAGCGAGAAGACTTCTTGAACAAGTTGAGTACAGAGATCATCAAAAATCACGATATCATCTGTATCGAAGACTTGAATGTGGAAGGCATGAAGAAAAACCATAATCTCGCTAAATCTATTTCGGATGTGTCTTGGACGGCTTTTGTGGATAAACTAGCCTACAAAGCCAAGTGGCACGGAAGAAAAATAGTAAAAGTGAACCGGTGGTTCCCTTCCAGCCAACTGTGTTCTTCTTGCGGCCATCCTGACGGAAAGAAATCTCTTGAGATAAGAGAGTGGATTTGTTTAAAGTGTGGTACCCTTCACGATCGGGACCTCAATGCGAGCCAGAATATCCTACATGAAGGACTACATTCCCTACAACATGTATAA
- a CDS encoding MurR/RpiR family transcriptional regulator — MLFLDYTPELTPLDRDIYKYISAHLEQVIYMRIRDLASNTHTSPTSILRFCRKFECEGYSEFRIKLNIYLKENQTTSFEGIDEMAMIDFISRTTQPLYQERIKEAVDLLKDKELILFLGLGSSNIIAAYGSLYFSSIFNIALRIEDPVNLPIDYVSKSLSKKICIIALSVSGETNEIINCLNHLNFTNSSIISITNSSKSTIAQLSDVNIPYYISKEYNKHADITSQIPALYTIEFLAKEVRKAHKKKSNK; from the coding sequence ATGTTGTTTTTAGACTATACCCCTGAGCTAACTCCTCTAGATAGAGACATATATAAGTATATTTCTGCTCATTTGGAACAGGTTATTTATATGAGAATACGGGATTTAGCCAGTAATACACACACCAGCCCTACAAGTATCTTACGTTTTTGCAGAAAGTTTGAATGTGAAGGGTATTCAGAATTTCGTATTAAATTAAATATATATTTAAAAGAAAATCAAACAACGTCCTTTGAAGGAATAGATGAAATGGCAATGATCGATTTTATTAGCAGAACAACCCAGCCGTTGTACCAAGAAAGAATAAAAGAAGCCGTAGACTTACTAAAGGACAAAGAATTGATTTTATTCTTAGGATTAGGTTCTTCAAATATTATAGCTGCATATGGTTCGTTATATTTTTCTTCCATTTTTAATATCGCTTTAAGAATTGAAGATCCGGTAAACTTACCTATCGATTATGTATCAAAAAGCTTATCTAAAAAAATTTGCATTATTGCTTTATCTGTATCTGGAGAAACCAACGAAATTATTAATTGTTTAAATCATCTTAACTTTACTAACAGCTCCATCATCTCCATTACAAATAGCTCTAAATCGACAATTGCCCAATTATCTGATGTAAATATTCCTTATTATATTTCCAAAGAATACAATAAACATGCAGATATTACTTCTCAAATTCCTGCATTATATACTATTGAATTTTTAGCTAAAGAAGTTAGAAAAGCACATAAGAAAAAATCTAATAAGTAA
- a CDS encoding glycoside hydrolase family 65 protein, giving the protein MNQLLKGTEWEIWEEKVDPALIAHNETLFSLGNGHIGTRGSLEESYLNKNFTVNEGSYVNGFFESAPIIYGETAFGYAKHTQTICQVPNGKEMSFSIDGEWFHLGAGTILNHKRVLNMKEGILKRFFTWKNANGKIVDVVIERFVSYDTPEILAISYTLTPVNFSGEIIFKSCLDGDVNVSPVVGDLIDDPRVVKREKRDFHTCLSYEENQAFLVAATEVSNLHLATGQLVSVSSSNEKPQRRATDDYILNEITLNVTEGKTEAIEVFTGYSTFYSAAEQDSTMIKTLGKTLQEVEKLGYEKLKEKHLKTMNAFWEQSDIQIKGDTVLQKGLRFNLFHLNQAAGRDGLTNIPAKGLTGDGYEGHYFWDTEMYMLPFFVYTQPDIAKSLLMYRYSILENARRRARELGVEQGVLFPWRTINGEECSAYYPAGTAQFHINADIAYGVKLYLEAVNDLDFRYHEGLEILVETARFWIEFGDYIPKSGNTFCINGVTGPDEYTAIVNNNYYTNLMAKTNLEYAAKLAKEVLSEPGEETSEIVERLTIDSSEIQLWEEAAEKMKLPFDQEKKLTKQDDTFFEKTVWDFKNTPKEKYPLLLHYHPLMIYRYQVNKQADVVLAQLLHSKNISKEQKIRDYHYYESITTHDSSLSRSIFGMMASEIGEKEKAYRYFMDTALMDLVDQQGNTKDGIHAANMGGTWMSMVYGFAGMAIYEDRLTFSPRLPKEWQELRFKIHFKDRWLKIILSEQQTIYELISGDSLTFSHKDKEIFLEDSLTILNVKEDIQ; this is encoded by the coding sequence ATGAACCAGTTATTGAAAGGAACAGAATGGGAAATTTGGGAAGAAAAGGTTGATCCGGCTTTAATTGCTCATAATGAGACCCTCTTTTCTTTAGGGAATGGGCACATTGGTACGCGAGGCAGCTTAGAAGAAAGCTATTTAAATAAAAACTTTACTGTAAATGAAGGAAGCTATGTAAATGGCTTTTTTGAATCTGCACCGATTATTTATGGAGAAACGGCCTTTGGTTATGCTAAACATACACAAACGATTTGTCAAGTTCCTAATGGAAAAGAAATGAGCTTTTCGATTGATGGAGAGTGGTTTCATTTAGGGGCAGGAACCATCTTAAACCATAAACGTGTTTTAAATATGAAAGAAGGAATTCTTAAACGTTTCTTTACGTGGAAAAACGCAAATGGGAAAATAGTCGATGTGGTGATTGAGCGATTTGTTTCTTATGATACACCTGAAATATTAGCCATTTCGTATACGCTAACACCAGTAAACTTCAGTGGAGAGATCATCTTTAAAAGCTGTTTGGATGGTGATGTAAACGTCTCTCCCGTTGTTGGAGACTTAATAGATGATCCTCGAGTGGTTAAACGTGAAAAGCGCGACTTTCATACTTGCTTAAGCTATGAAGAAAATCAAGCTTTTTTAGTAGCCGCCACAGAAGTCAGCAACTTGCATTTAGCAACCGGACAGCTAGTTAGTGTCTCCTCGTCTAATGAAAAACCTCAACGTAGAGCGACCGATGATTACATTCTAAATGAAATCACCCTTAATGTTACAGAAGGAAAGACAGAAGCCATTGAAGTGTTTACCGGCTATAGTACTTTTTATTCAGCAGCTGAACAAGACAGTACAATGATTAAAACATTAGGAAAAACCTTACAAGAAGTTGAAAAACTAGGGTACGAGAAACTTAAAGAAAAACACTTAAAAACCATGAATGCCTTTTGGGAACAAAGTGACATTCAAATCAAAGGCGATACAGTATTGCAAAAAGGATTGCGGTTCAATTTATTTCATTTAAACCAAGCTGCTGGACGAGACGGTCTAACCAACATTCCGGCTAAAGGACTGACTGGTGATGGGTACGAGGGGCATTACTTTTGGGATACAGAGATGTACATGCTGCCCTTTTTTGTTTATACTCAACCGGATATTGCAAAGTCTTTGCTAATGTACCGCTATTCTATTTTGGAAAATGCACGAAGACGGGCGCGAGAGTTAGGTGTGGAACAAGGAGTGTTGTTTCCATGGCGGACCATTAATGGAGAAGAATGCAGTGCCTATTATCCAGCAGGCACAGCACAGTTTCATATTAATGCCGATATTGCTTATGGAGTAAAATTGTATTTAGAAGCTGTAAATGACCTAGACTTTAGATACCATGAAGGATTAGAAATCCTAGTGGAAACAGCTCGTTTTTGGATAGAATTTGGCGATTATATTCCCAAAAGCGGGAATACTTTTTGCATTAATGGAGTAACAGGTCCAGACGAATATACGGCTATTGTTAACAATAATTATTACACGAATCTAATGGCTAAAACGAATTTAGAGTATGCTGCAAAATTGGCTAAAGAAGTGTTAAGCGAACCCGGAGAAGAGACCTCAGAGATAGTCGAAAGATTAACGATTGATAGTAGTGAAATTCAGCTTTGGGAAGAAGCTGCTGAAAAAATGAAATTACCATTTGATCAAGAAAAAAAATTAACGAAACAGGACGATACATTTTTTGAGAAAACTGTGTGGGATTTTAAAAATACACCTAAGGAAAAATATCCTTTGTTGTTACATTACCATCCATTGATGATTTATCGTTACCAAGTGAATAAGCAAGCAGACGTCGTTTTAGCTCAACTGCTGCACTCTAAAAACATTTCTAAAGAGCAAAAAATACGGGATTACCATTATTATGAATCCATCACAACTCATGATTCTTCTTTGTCCCGATCTATTTTTGGAATGATGGCGAGTGAAATCGGAGAGAAAGAAAAAGCTTATCGTTATTTTATGGATACAGCATTAATGGATCTTGTTGACCAACAAGGAAACACAAAAGATGGAATTCATGCTGCTAATATGGGCGGAACGTGGATGAGTATGGTGTATGGATTTGCAGGAATGGCCATCTATGAAGATAGATTAACTTTTTCGCCTAGATTACCAAAAGAATGGCAGGAGTTACGTTTTAAAATTCATTTTAAAGACAGGTGGCTTAAAATTATCTTATCTGAACAACAAACGATTTATGAGCTGATCTCGGGAGATAGCTTAACTTTTAGTCATAAAGATAAAGAAATTTTTCTTGAAGACAGTTTAACGATTCTCAATGTAAAAGAGGACATCCAGTAG
- a CDS encoding PTS sugar transporter subunit IIC: MKKNDTFLEKLDRVLSPIGNKLGNQVHLKAISTGMMFGLPFIVVGSLFLIFANPPINLDLYNPETANFFVRFLASWKEFAVANYDLLTAPYNMTMGIFGLICAFGIAYSLARDYQLNAAMNGMMSVSIFMLVAANSVEGQISTEFLETNGLFVAIIIGLIVVEVTRMIDRLNWKITMPDSVPTAVTAFVNSLLPLLFNIILIYGANLIIIALTGSTFPEFIMSILTPALGFAGNLWGFIAIVTFGNFLWLFGINGSSIIFPILFSIGIANTGINSELVANGQQPDVAMNLQMFRISVLGGSGGTLGLIILMMRSKLTHLKTLSKISIVPGICGINEPIIFGLPIVFNPILAIPFLITPIINLVLTYYAQLSGIISMGYIIDPSFTPFFAQAYLATMDFKNVLFYCALIILSIFIYYPFFKIYENSLSKEEVLQS, translated from the coding sequence ATGAAAAAGAATGATACTTTTCTAGAAAAATTAGACCGTGTTTTAAGTCCAATCGGGAATAAATTGGGTAACCAGGTTCATTTAAAAGCCATTTCTACAGGGATGATGTTCGGGTTGCCGTTCATCGTGGTGGGTTCGCTATTCTTGATTTTTGCCAACCCTCCGATCAATCTGGACTTATACAATCCAGAAACAGCCAACTTTTTTGTCCGATTTTTAGCAAGTTGGAAAGAATTTGCTGTTGCGAATTATGACTTGCTAACAGCTCCTTACAATATGACAATGGGCATTTTTGGTTTGATTTGTGCTTTTGGTATTGCTTATTCATTGGCACGCGACTATCAATTAAATGCCGCGATGAACGGAATGATGTCCGTTTCCATTTTCATGTTAGTAGCTGCCAACAGTGTCGAAGGACAAATCTCAACTGAATTCCTTGAGACTAACGGTTTATTCGTAGCTATTATTATCGGATTAATTGTCGTAGAAGTTACTCGGATGATTGATCGGCTGAACTGGAAGATCACGATGCCGGATTCTGTTCCTACTGCAGTGACTGCTTTTGTGAACTCCTTGCTTCCTTTACTTTTTAATATCATTCTTATCTATGGAGCAAATTTAATTATCATTGCTTTAACCGGCAGTACTTTCCCAGAATTCATTATGTCGATTCTCACACCTGCTTTAGGATTTGCCGGCAACCTTTGGGGCTTTATCGCTATTGTTACATTCGGCAACTTCTTATGGTTGTTCGGTATCAACGGCTCTTCTATTATTTTTCCGATTCTTTTCTCAATTGGAATCGCCAATACCGGTATCAACAGTGAATTAGTTGCTAATGGGCAACAACCAGATGTGGCGATGAACCTGCAAATGTTCCGGATTTCTGTTTTAGGCGGATCCGGCGGAACATTGGGCTTGATTATTTTAATGATGCGCAGTAAATTGACGCATCTTAAGACCTTAAGCAAAATTTCGATTGTTCCAGGAATCTGCGGGATCAATGAGCCAATTATCTTTGGATTGCCTATCGTATTTAACCCCATCTTGGCTATTCCCTTTTTGATCACGCCAATCATTAACTTGGTCCTGACCTATTATGCTCAACTAAGCGGAATTATTTCTATGGGATATATTATTGATCCTTCTTTCACTCCATTCTTCGCCCAAGCATACTTAGCAACAATGGACTTTAAAAATGTTCTCTTTTATTGCGCTTTGATCATTTTAAGTATCTTCATTTACTACCCGTTCTTTAAAATTTATGAAAACAGTTTAAGCAAAGAAGAAGTGCTTCAAAGCTAA
- a CDS encoding 6-phospho-beta-glucosidase produces the protein MVEGIKIVTIGGGSSYTPELIEGFINRYDELPIKEIWLVDIEKGREKLNIIGDLAKRMVEKAKLPIHIHLTFDREEALKNADFVTTQFRVGQLDAREKDEKIPLKYNTIGQETNGPGGLFKGLRTVPVILDICSDMERLCPDAWLINFTNPAGMITEAVLRYSNIKKVVGLCNGPIGIEKGIAELLNVDKDEIFVEFTGLNHMVFAKKIYLRGKDVTKEVMEKMVGQEEAIGLKNIEEIGWEPEFLKKLGMIPIGYLRYYYQTSRMLEEQKKSFEHEGTRAEVVKKVEKDLFELYKDPNLSVKPKELEQRGGAYYSEAACNLINSIYNDKRDIQTVNTRNNGAILDIDPNSAVEVNCVITSHGPIPLTTGELPIPIKGLVQQIKSFERTAIEAAVTGDYDTALLAMTINPLVNSDTDAKRMLDELLEAHKEYLPQFKSKNKERRTNDATF, from the coding sequence ATTGTGGAAGGTATAAAAATTGTTACGATAGGTGGGGGTTCTAGTTATACTCCTGAATTAATTGAAGGGTTCATTAATCGGTATGATGAATTACCAATTAAGGAAATATGGCTAGTAGACATAGAGAAAGGACGTGAAAAACTCAACATCATTGGAGATCTTGCCAAAAGAATGGTAGAGAAAGCCAAATTGCCTATTCATATTCATTTGACTTTTGATAGGGAAGAAGCGCTAAAAAATGCAGATTTTGTTACGACTCAATTTCGTGTAGGACAATTAGATGCTAGAGAAAAAGATGAAAAAATTCCTTTAAAATACAATACGATTGGACAAGAAACAAATGGCCCAGGCGGATTATTCAAAGGGTTAAGAACTGTTCCAGTTATTTTAGATATTTGTTCGGATATGGAACGACTTTGTCCAGATGCATGGTTGATCAATTTTACTAATCCTGCAGGAATGATTACGGAAGCCGTATTAAGATACAGCAATATAAAAAAAGTGGTTGGATTGTGTAATGGCCCCATTGGAATCGAAAAAGGCATAGCTGAATTATTAAACGTTGACAAAGATGAGATTTTTGTTGAATTTACCGGATTGAACCATATGGTCTTTGCTAAAAAGATTTATTTAAGAGGCAAAGATGTGACTAAAGAAGTTATGGAAAAAATGGTGGGCCAAGAAGAAGCTATTGGATTAAAAAACATTGAAGAAATTGGCTGGGAGCCAGAATTTTTAAAAAAACTTGGAATGATTCCCATTGGTTATTTAAGATATTATTACCAAACATCAAGAATGCTAGAAGAACAGAAGAAATCGTTTGAGCATGAAGGAACAAGAGCAGAAGTGGTAAAAAAAGTAGAAAAAGATTTATTCGAACTATATAAAGATCCTAATCTATCTGTAAAACCAAAGGAATTAGAACAAAGAGGAGGAGCTTATTATAGTGAGGCAGCATGTAATTTAATTAATTCTATTTACAATGATAAAAGAGATATCCAAACCGTTAATACACGTAACAATGGAGCTATCTTAGATATTGATCCTAATTCAGCTGTAGAAGTAAATTGTGTGATTACCAGTCATGGTCCAATCCCATTAACCACTGGAGAGCTGCCTATTCCAATCAAAGGGTTAGTTCAACAAATCAAATCATTTGAAAGAACAGCAATAGAAGCTGCCGTAACGGGAGATTATGATACAGCCTTATTAGCAATGACGATCAATCCATTAGTCAATAGTGATACAGATGCAAAACGTATGCTGGATGAACTACTGGAGGCGCATAAAGAGTACTTGCCTCAATTTAAATCAAAAAATAAAGAAAGGAGGACCAATGATGCAACCTTTTAA
- a CDS encoding glucosaminidase domain-containing protein — translation MSAQTEGFINKVKGEATALWPVYKVLPSVAIAQAALESAWGTSGLAANHNNLFGIKGDYGGNAANMATWEVSGGITYYITANFRSYPDWATSIKDYGVFLNVNSRYKHALGLTNYKKQIKAIHEAGYATDPHYQRKIISIIEANDLARFDKQVLGGMVSAPSKPSNDKITGKSYTVQSGDTLSGIAVKQRTTVATLQSLNSIKNANLIYIGQVLKLPGAAASSGGTYTVKSGDTLSEIAIQVKSTVKKLQDKNGIKDVNKIYIGQKINY, via the coding sequence ATGAGCGCACAAACAGAAGGCTTTATCAACAAAGTGAAAGGAGAGGCTACAGCATTGTGGCCCGTCTACAAGGTTCTGCCATCGGTGGCTATCGCACAAGCAGCGCTAGAATCAGCGTGGGGCACATCTGGACTTGCTGCTAATCACAATAATTTATTTGGCATCAAAGGCGATTATGGCGGGAATGCGGCGAATATGGCTACTTGGGAAGTGTCTGGCGGTATAACTTATTATATTACCGCTAATTTCAGATCCTATCCTGACTGGGCAACTTCGATTAAAGATTACGGCGTATTTTTAAATGTAAACAGCCGCTACAAACATGCTTTAGGTTTAACAAATTATAAAAAACAGATTAAAGCCATTCACGAAGCGGGCTATGCGACGGATCCGCATTACCAAAGGAAAATCATTTCAATTATTGAAGCAAACGATTTAGCGAGATTTGATAAACAAGTATTGGGTGGTATGGTATCTGCTCCTAGTAAACCGTCAAACGATAAAATTACTGGCAAGAGCTACACAGTTCAGTCGGGTGATACGTTGAGCGGAATTGCCGTTAAGCAGAGAACAACTGTAGCTACCTTGCAAAGCTTGAATAGCATTAAAAACGCCAATTTGATCTATATTGGGCAAGTCCTTAAGTTGCCTGGAGCAGCTGCTTCGAGTGGTGGAACCTATACGGTTAAATCAGGTGATACTCTAAGTGAAATTGCCATTCAGGTCAAATCAACGGTTAAGAAGCTGCAAGACAAGAATGGCATTAAAGATGTGAATAAAATTTACATTGGTCAAAAAATAAACTATTAA